In one Enterobacteriaceae endosymbiont of Donacia sparganii genomic region, the following are encoded:
- the ffh gene encoding signal recognition particle protein, with protein sequence MFENLSNKLSKTLSKIRNYGRLTEQNIKDTLNEIYINLLEADVVLEVIKDFISKIKKEVIGKKINNNFTPGQEFIKLVHKNLIKIMNSSNKNINIATQPPAVILFTGLQGAGKTTSVVKLAYFLKKKYKKKIIVVSTDIYRPAAIKQLKILSESVKINYLNISSDFSPIEISKKALHYAKINFYDILIVDTAGRLHIDSKMMKEIKDIHHLLCPIETLFVIDAMTGQDAINSAKKFNKILPITGIFLTKTDSDTRGGVFLSVKYIIKKPIKFIGTGEKINNIAIFNPEIIASKILGMSTELTIIENIKKKINFKKNQKLFKKLKNKNKLSLQDFLEQLEQIKKIGNENINHLLKKMQINNIQSSKHSIMNIVNIDTSTINNIKTIMKSMTDLEKKDVDIINFSRKKRISLGSGVSILKINAILKQYNQMKLVTKKMKKNNNMNKIIKYVKNFFNLKN encoded by the coding sequence TGTCTAAGACATTATCAAAAATTAGAAATTATGGACGTTTAACAGAACAAAATATAAAAGATACTTTAAATGAAATTTATATTAATTTATTAGAAGCTGATGTTGTTTTAGAAGTAATTAAAGATTTTATTAGTAAAATTAAAAAAGAAGTTATTGGTAAAAAAATTAATAATAATTTTACTCCAGGACAAGAATTTATAAAATTAGTACATAAAAATTTAATTAAAATAATGAATTCTTCTAATAAAAATATTAATATAGCAACTCAACCCCCAGCTGTAATATTATTTACTGGATTACAAGGAGCAGGAAAAACAACTAGTGTCGTAAAATTAGCATATTTTTTAAAAAAAAAATATAAAAAAAAAATTATTGTTGTATCAACAGATATATATCGACCAGCTGCTATAAAACAATTAAAAATTTTATCAGAAAGTGTAAAAATTAACTACTTAAATATAAGTTCAGATTTTTCTCCAATAGAAATATCTAAAAAAGCACTTCATTATGCTAAAATTAATTTTTATGATATATTAATTGTAGATACAGCAGGTAGATTACATATAGATAGTAAAATGATGAAAGAAATTAAAGATATTCATCATTTATTATGTCCTATTGAAACTTTATTTGTTATTGATGCAATGACTGGACAAGATGCTATCAATAGTGCTAAAAAATTCAATAAAATATTACCTATAACAGGAATTTTTTTAACTAAAACTGATAGTGATACTAGAGGTGGAGTATTTTTATCAGTTAAATATATAATAAAAAAACCAATAAAATTTATAGGTACTGGAGAAAAAATAAATAATATAGCAATATTTAATCCAGAAATAATTGCATCTAAAATTTTAGGTATGTCTACTGAATTAACTATTATTGAAAATATTAAAAAAAAAATTAATTTTAAAAAAAATCAAAAATTATTTAAAAAATTAAAAAATAAAAACAAATTAAGTTTACAAGATTTTTTAGAACAATTAGAACAAATTAAAAAAATAGGTAATGAAAATATTAATCATCTATTAAAAAAAATGCAAATAAATAATATTCAATCTTCTAAGCATTCTATTATGAATATAGTAAATATAGATACCTCAACTATAAATAATATTAAAACAATAATGAAATCTATGACTGATTTAGAAAAAAAAGATGTTGATATAATTAATTTTTCTAGAAAAAAAAGAATATCATTAGGATCTGGAGTTTCTATTTTAAAAATTAATGCTATACTAAAACAGTATAATCAAATGAAATTAGTTACTAAAAAAATGAAAAAAAATAATAATATGAATAAAATTATTAAATATGTAAAAAATTTTTTTAATTTAAAAAATTAG
- the rpsP gene encoding 30S ribosomal protein S16, whose product MVKIRLSRKGIRKKPFYQIVVTDSRNSRDGRFIEKLGYFNPFNLNKDNKKLKIKFNRDRIDFWLSKGAILSKRVHNLIK is encoded by the coding sequence ATGGTTAAAATTAGATTATCTAGAAAAGGAATTAGAAAAAAACCTTTTTATCAAATAGTTGTTACAGATAGTAGAAATTCTAGAGATGGACGTTTTATAGAAAAATTAGGTTACTTTAATCCTTTTAATTTAAATAAAGATAATAAAAAATTAAAAATTAAATTTAATAGAGATAGAATAGATTTTTGGTTGTCTAAAGGAGCTATTCTTTCAAAAAGAGTACATAATTTAATAAAATAA
- the rimM gene encoding ribosome maturation factor RimM (Essential for efficient processing of 16S rRNA) — protein sequence MNILKEKIILGKFGKIYGIKGWIRLFSYTQNKNNIFLYKKLFILNNIRNIVFIKFNQFKVKKNYFIVKINNLNKNEDTIKFINHQIYIFKYELIKYKNKKEYYWIDIIGCHILNKHKIYLGKVINIIETKIYDILIIKSNNLFKKKIIFIPFIEPNIIRKIDLIHNIIKVNWNL from the coding sequence ATGAATATTTTAAAAGAAAAAATAATTTTAGGAAAATTTGGTAAAATTTATGGTATAAAAGGATGGATCAGATTATTTTCTTATACTCAAAATAAAAATAATATTTTTTTATATAAAAAATTATTTATCTTAAATAATATAAGAAATATTGTTTTTATAAAATTTAATCAATTTAAAGTTAAAAAAAATTATTTTATTGTTAAAATTAATAATTTAAATAAAAATGAAGATACAATTAAATTTATTAATCATCAAATTTATATATTTAAATATGAATTAATAAAATATAAAAATAAAAAAGAATATTATTGGATTGATATAATTGGATGTCATATACTAAATAAACACAAAATTTATTTAGGTAAAGTTATAAATATAATAGAAACAAAAATATATGATATTCTTATAATTAAATCTAATAATTTGTTTAAAAAAAAAATAATATTTATTCCTTTTATAGAACCTAATATAATTAGGAAAATAGATTTAATTCATAATATTATTAAAGTAAATTGGAATCTATAA
- the trmD gene encoding tRNA (guanosine(37)-N1)-methyltransferase TrmD — protein MWISIISLFPEMFKTVIKYGIINKSIKKKLLKISFWNPRDFTKNKNRKVDSKIYGGGGGVILKAEPLIKSIFKVKLEMKDNVKVIYLSPQGKKINISYIKKLLLYDKIILLCGRYKGIDERVINNYIDEEVSIGDYILSGGELPAMILIDILIRHIPGVLNTISSNNTDSFFNNGLLGSPNYTRPRVLKELGKKNVPSILLSGNHKKIKEWRLQQSLGITWLKRPDLFKKKKLTEKEKILFNKFKNSYFKNK, from the coding sequence ATGTGGATTAGTATCATTAGTTTATTTCCAGAAATGTTTAAAACAGTTATTAAATATGGAATTATTAATAAAAGTATAAAAAAAAAATTATTAAAAATAAGTTTTTGGAATCCTAGAGATTTTACTAAAAATAAAAATCGTAAAGTGGATTCAAAAATTTACGGAGGGGGGGGAGGAGTTATATTAAAAGCAGAACCATTAATAAAATCTATTTTTAAAGTAAAATTAGAGATGAAAGATAATGTTAAAGTAATTTATTTATCTCCACAAGGTAAAAAAATTAATATTTCTTATATTAAGAAATTATTATTATATGATAAAATAATATTACTTTGTGGTAGATACAAAGGTATAGATGAACGTGTTATTAATAATTATATAGATGAAGAAGTCTCAATAGGAGATTATATTCTTAGTGGTGGAGAGTTACCTGCTATGATATTAATAGATATATTAATAAGACATATTCCTGGTGTATTAAATACAATATCATCAAATAATACTGATTCTTTTTTTAATAATGGATTATTAGGTTCTCCTAATTATACCCGTCCTAGAGTATTGAAAGAATTAGGAAAAAAAAATGTTCCTTCCATCTTATTATCAGGAAATCATAAAAAAATAAAAGAATGGAGATTACAACAATCTTTAGGAATAACTTGGTTAAAAAGACCTGATTTATTTAAAAAAAAAAAATTAACAGAAAAAGAAAAAATTTTATTTAATAAATTTAAAAATTCTTATTTTAAAAATAAATAA
- the rplS gene encoding 50S ribosomal protein L19 — MNNIINYIEQEQIKNYKKFPLFRSGDTLEIKVWVVEGLKKRLQTFEGIVISISKKKSFNCSFTIRKLSNGIGVERVFPLYSKIINSIIVKKIGHVRKSKLYYLRQLTGKAARIKERLVN; from the coding sequence ATGAATAATATCATTAATTATATAGAACAAGAACAAATAAAAAATTATAAAAAATTTCCTTTATTTAGATCTGGAGATACATTAGAAATAAAAGTATGGGTAGTTGAAGGTTTAAAAAAAAGACTTCAAACTTTTGAAGGAATTGTTATTTCAATATCTAAGAAAAAAAGTTTTAATTGTTCTTTTACTATTAGAAAATTATCTAATGGAATTGGAGTAGAACGTGTTTTTCCTTTATATTCTAAAATAATTAATTCTATTATAGTAAAAAAAATAGGTCATGTAAGAAAATCAAAATTATATTATTTACGTCAATTAACTGGTAAAGCAGCACGTATTAAAGAAAGATTAGTTAATTAA